Within Candidatus Hydrogenedentota bacterium, the genomic segment CCTGCACCCCGGCGTGGACCCTCTGGCCATCGTCCGGGCCGCGGTCTCGAACATTCGGGGCGCGGGTGTGGTCTCGGGCGCATCGACCCTGACCATGCAGGTCGCCAAACGCGGTCTGGCGCCCACGCACTCGGTATCGGGCAAGCTTCGCCAGGCTGTTGCCGCGCTGCGCCTCGAACGGCGAATTTCCAAAGACGAAATCCTGGAGACCTATCTCAATTCGGCGCCATACGGTCTCAACCTTGTAGGGTGTGAAGCAGCTTCGCTGCGCTATTTCGGGAAACCCGCCCGCGAATTGAATCTGCCGGAAGCGGCTCTGCTGGCGGGCCTTCCCAAAGCCCCCGGCCCATACATGCCCCTCGAGCATCCCGCACAGGCGCGGCAACGGCGTAACCACGTGCTCAAGCGTATGCACGACGAGGGGTACATCGACGCCGACGAGTTCGCACGGGCGTGCAAAGCGCCCCTGGGCGCGGCGTGGCATGAGCTGCCCGCGCTGTCGCCGCATCTCGCTATGAGTCTGCGCCCGCTCGCAGACAAACAGGGGCGGGTGCGAACAACCCTGGATTTCGACGTCCAGGCGCGCATCGAGCAGATTGTTCGCGAACGGTTGCGCTATTATCCGGGTGAGATCACCAACGCGGCCGTCATCGTCATTGACACGCAAGCCGGCGAGGTCCGTGCACGGGTCGCCTCCGGCGATTTCTACGATACACCCGGAGGCGGCCAGGTCGACGCCTGCCGGGCCCTGCGATCACCCGGCTCGACCCTCAAACCTTTCATCTACGCACTCGCTATGGACAGCGACTGCCTGTACGCTTCCGAAACGCTCAATGACGGCACGCTCGACTACGGCCGTTACGCCCCTGAGAACTTCGACGACCGGTACCGCGGCCTCGTGACCGCTGACAAGGCCCTCCAGCTGTCGCTCAATGTGCCGGCCGTCACGATCCTTGAAAGGCTTGACGTGGACCGGTTCCATGCGTTTCTTCCGCGGGCGGGCATTACCACGGTCGTCAAACCTCCGGAACATTACGGCCTTGGCCTGACCCTCGGCAACTGCGAAGTGCGCCTCGATGAAATGGCCGCGGCATATTGCATGCTCGCCAATCTCGGCGTATACAGGCCGCTCCGAATACACGAACTTCAGCAGCCCGGCCCCGAAACGCGGCAACTCACCCGGGGCGCCTGCCTGAAAATCTTCGAGATGCTTGAACAAACCCCGCCGGACGAATTCGAGCGGGAGCTGGTGCCGGTTTGCGCGACAAAGACCCGCGTGGCATGGAAGACCGGCACTTCGACGGACTACCGCGACGCCTGGACCTTCATGTTCAACCGGCATTACGTCGTGGGCGTCTGGATGGGCAACAACGACGCCTCTTCGTCGAAATGGCTGGTCGGCGCTACGGTTGCGCTGCCCCTGGCGGCGAAGATCTTCCGCGCGCTCGATGTGCCGAACACCCCGGCATGGCCCGAAGCGGGGGACGACCTGCGCGAGATCCGTGTTTGCGCCGTAAGCGGTCTTCCAGCGACCCCGTGGTGCTCCAACACACGCCGCGAAACGCTGCCGCGCAGCCAGTACCTCCATCGGGTGTGCGACATGCACCATCCAGCCGGCCCCGGCAGCGCCGACATTGTCGAACGGTGGCCCGGTGACACCCGGGGATGGGACCTTGCCGCTGTGCGCGACCCCCGAATCGTCGACCTGACCTCCCCCAAAACCCATCCCGAGCGGCACGACACCCTGGCCATCCAGCATCCTTCGGAAGGCGCTGTATATGTCTTGACGGGCGAACCCATGGGTGATCGCATCCGCCTCCGCGCATCCATCGAGCGCGTGGGGACCCTGCACTGGTACCTCGACGACCGCTACTTGGGCGGTTCAGGTCCCGAAGCGCCGGTGTACCTGAGTCTGAGTCCCGGGAATCACAAGTTGACCTGCCTCGCCCCGGACGGGGTCCTGGATACGGTGCGTTTTGAGGTTGTTTCCCCGGAAGACGCCCGCCGTATGGAGCCGAAGCGTCCCCTTACCGCGGGATAGTCATGATCACCGCCAGCGGGACCGCGACCTCGATTATCTCGGCAAGCGCGCTGGTTCGTGCGGCCGTCCATCCGCGCATTCCGGGCAGGTGCCGCGCGCTCAAGAGCAGTGTTACGGTGGCCGTAGCGGCCCAGATGCGCGCCGCGATGTCCAGACGCAGGCCCCCCAGCGGAAACCCTTTCCCGGAAATGTAGACGCAGGCAAGCGGCACGGCCGCGAAGACGAGGGCCGCCGATACGATGGGTCCGATGGCTCTTCGGTGGCTCAAGTCCGCCTCGGAACCGCTGCTCGGGGCGTATGGCAACAGGTTCATGCACACAACGATCCCCCACCGGCTTGCCAGCGGGACCAATGCAATGACCGGCCAACGCACTGTCAGCCACAACGCGTTCAACGCCATGACCTTCACAAGAAAGAGCAGCATCAGGAAAACCATGCCCACATGAGATGCGAATTCGTTGCCGCTTTGTGCCTGTTCGCGCGAGTTGACCCTCGCCTCGCGAAAACGCGCGAAGTACGCGGGATACATGCAGCGCGAAGCCCCCGCCAATAACGCCACGGTCAGCGCGCTCGATATGAGCGGGTTCTGAAACAGATAGCCGAATCCGTGGTCCAGCGTTGCCACGGCAAGACCAAGGCATGCTCCCCAGACAGGCAACGCATACTCGGCCCAGCGGGCCGGGGCGCTTTTCCCCACGGCGTCGAGCGGCTCAGGAAATGAGCGAAGATACCGAAATCGTGATATTAGCCCCATGCCGCCCTCCCTTCAGGGTCCGGCCGCGACCACCACACATTCAACACACCTGCAGGACGTTTCCGCGCATCGCGGTGCTACCGTCGAGAGCCGTCTGTGCAAAACGCCGTGCACGCCCGGCCTCACCCCGCCGACATGCGGAAATCGATG encodes:
- the pbpC gene encoding penicillin-binding protein 1C; amino-acid sequence: MNWPGKTRMKRLIKAAAAPRRMIPVCAAIALAAAVMLAWPMDTQPFLKLAASSELLDREGRPLYVFLNEEEQWCFPRPMAEMSPHLIKATLATEDQRFRLHPGVDPLAIVRAAVSNIRGAGVVSGASTLTMQVAKRGLAPTHSVSGKLRQAVAALRLERRISKDEILETYLNSAPYGLNLVGCEAASLRYFGKPARELNLPEAALLAGLPKAPGPYMPLEHPAQARQRRNHVLKRMHDEGYIDADEFARACKAPLGAAWHELPALSPHLAMSLRPLADKQGRVRTTLDFDVQARIEQIVRERLRYYPGEITNAAVIVIDTQAGEVRARVASGDFYDTPGGGQVDACRALRSPGSTLKPFIYALAMDSDCLYASETLNDGTLDYGRYAPENFDDRYRGLVTADKALQLSLNVPAVTILERLDVDRFHAFLPRAGITTVVKPPEHYGLGLTLGNCEVRLDEMAAAYCMLANLGVYRPLRIHELQQPGPETRQLTRGACLKIFEMLEQTPPDEFERELVPVCATKTRVAWKTGTSTDYRDAWTFMFNRHYVVGVWMGNNDASSSKWLVGATVALPLAAKIFRALDVPNTPAWPEAGDDLREIRVCAVSGLPATPWCSNTRRETLPRSQYLHRVCDMHHPAGPGSADIVERWPGDTRGWDLAAVRDPRIVDLTSPKTHPERHDTLAIQHPSEGAVYVLTGEPMGDRIRLRASIERVGTLHWYLDDRYLGGSGPEAPVYLSLSPGNHKLTCLAPDGVLDTVRFEVVSPEDARRMEPKRPLTAG
- a CDS encoding adenosylcobinamide-GDP ribazoletransferase, producing MGLISRFRYLRSFPEPLDAVGKSAPARWAEYALPVWGACLGLAVATLDHGFGYLFQNPLISSALTVALLAGASRCMYPAYFARFREARVNSREQAQSGNEFASHVGMVFLMLLFLVKVMALNALWLTVRWPVIALVPLASRWGIVVCMNLLPYAPSSGSEADLSHRRAIGPIVSAALVFAAVPLACVYISGKGFPLGGLRLDIAARIWAATATVTLLLSARHLPGMRGWTAARTSALAEIIEVAVPLAVIMTIPR